One window of Branchiostoma lanceolatum isolate klBraLanc5 chromosome 6, klBraLanc5.hap2, whole genome shotgun sequence genomic DNA carries:
- the LOC136436562 gene encoding large ribosomal subunit protein eL31-like: protein MAPTKKGEKKKRSAMNEVVTREYTVNLHKRVHGMGFKKRAPRAVKEIRKFAEKMMGTPDVRIDTRLNKQVWAKGVRSPPCRLRVRLARKRNEDEDSANKLYTLVTYVPVTTFKRLGTVNVESED from the exons ATGGCTCCTACCAAGAAGGGTGAGAAGAAGAAGCGCTCTGCCATGAATGAGGTGGTGACCCGAGAATACACCGTCAACCTCCACAAGAGAGTCCATGGCAT GGGTTTCAAGAAGCGGGCACCCCGGGCTGTGAAGGAGATCCGTAAGTTTGCAGAGAAGATGATGGGCACCCCAGACGTTCGTATTGACACACGTCTGAACAAGCAAGTCTGGGCCAAGGGTGTCAG GAGTCCCCCATGCAGGCTGCGGGTCCGTCTGGCCAGGAAGAGGAACGAAGATGAGGACTCTGCCAACAAGCTTTATACCCTGGTCACATACGTCCCAGTCACAACATTCAAAC GTCTGGGGACAGTGAATGTGGAGAGTGAGGACTAG
- the LOC136437117 gene encoding uncharacterized protein, with amino-acid sequence MKTTGRPRPHTHILLNLMVCLSLCSIHGCPNNILGRVNCREKNLLAVPSGIPATNVTADNTFPTVRLDLQFNSISVLEHGIFSNLTSLQTLNIYNNRIRSIQTGAFMGLENVTTLDLTSNRLESLTEGMLSGLHYVEYLAFSYNDIAYMSENILGSFPRLKVLKLGSNKLTSLPSFATHPRENLEQLYLQYNSLSLVPSSTLNQLPSLTTLDLSGNQLTQTIPEPFTGVPLLHSLQLNDIKTELSSHFTGQIFTGLQQLAILELNNNSMDAIPFNLPKYVPNLEQLSLQRNNLTQIPNDIFFPLPNLTHLDFWFNTIQTIDIGAFSGLPMLNNLILSNNMLSTVSEGTLENITHDAYVYLDSNPFSCDCRLAWLRDWYQSSSVHRIFYPTCDTPSGLKNQMIADIPFESFICVAPNIVQVENDLTAVDAGTVTLHCNTTGFPAPVVTWTLPDGSIQNGNTIHVTTASHSEGTYTCQASNVGGNDTLSIVLSSLSLSPQNKELQLTTEVTRISTFTGHGSSLAPVGNVQNVSNGSNPIIGIVFGSLAFFIIVVMVILAFTCHKGHCWGQKSCLHQERKNKKAGQDQEVVITLEDVEITPTGEENIYSTPEEPACPVEHYSSSSRGHQGQLGMKQTMSMTTEDEWASDHHYEVPSHLNHKYGNIHGKTNGTTQPCYNSPGDHSSPCHSVGSKANKSQSPFRAVLTSPINHDSCSESRETDYPGSLPRGKMVIPNHGQDRPALPARFHNMSSGNHQSGFIHAPVSSYPTEPIYENIQEDNFSDNRTSHTPPRHTISFGYHSVTPERASWPNRQNRRRRKDLRQNTLPGAGRDKHSNQEITIHGSRHYSPSSQQMMPNMASGLVSRAGPIPTGNGPPKPLHSSAAKFHAMAYMLTNTEGGRKVLRNPSKHLPNKHPSDEARDPTDYIMEEKSKLDTKEKLKHKDKYKSEKAKAGQQNKLQKEREPLPAGLVMSIAKSVTSGDRTETQTSGSVKAEKIGRSRNMSKPWY; translated from the coding sequence ATGAAAACTACAGGGAGACCAAGgcctcacacacacatactactGAATCTGATGGTGTGTCTGTCCCTGTGCTCCATTCATGGATGCCCAAACAACATCCTCGGAAGAGTGAACTGCAGAGAAAAGAATCTCTTGGCAGTGCCAAGCGGAATTCCGGCCACCAATGTCACAGCTGACAACACCTTCCCCACAGTCAGACTAGACTTGCAGTTCAACTCAATAAGCGTCTTGGAACATGGCATATTTTCTAACCTCACCAGCTTGCAAACCTTGAACATCTACAACAACAGGATACGTAGCATCCAAACAGGAGCCTTCATGGGGCTGGAAAATGTCACAACTCTTGACCTAACCAGCAATCGGTTAGAGTCCTTAACAGAGGGAATGTTATCCGGGCTCCATTACGTAGAATACTTGGCTTTCAGCTATAACGACATAGCATACATGAGTGAGAACATTTTGGGTAGTTTTCCACGGTTGAAAGTGCTGAAGCTTGGATCAAACAAGCTGACGTCTTTGCCATCGTTTGCCACACATCCTCGTGAGAACCTCGAGCAACTCTACCTGCAGTACAACAGCCTCTCCCTGGTGCCATCCAGCACTTTGAACCAACTGCCAAGCCTTACAACTCTGGACCTATCAGGAAACCAGCTTACTCAGACCATCCCCGAGCCATTTACAGGAGTTCCTCTTCTCCATAGCCTTCAGTTGAATGACATAAAAACAGAACTGAGTTCTCACTTCACAGGACAAATTTTCACAGGATTACAACAGCTTGCAATATTAGAACTGAATAATAATAGTATGGATGCTATTCCTTTCAATCTTCCCAAATATGTGCCCAACCTTGAGCAACTGTCCCTTCAGCGTAATAATCTGACTCAGATTCCGAATGATATCTTCTTCCCCCTCCCTAACTTGACCCATCTTGATTTTTGGTTTAATACCATCCAAACAATAGACATTGGTGCCTTCAGTGGTCTTCCCATGCTCAACAATCTAATCCTATCCAACAATATGTTGTCCACAGTTTCTGAGGGGACACTGGAGAACATTACCCATGATGCCTATGTGTACCTGGACAGTAATCCCTTCAGTTGTGACTGTCGCCTGGCATGGCTGAGAGACTGGTACCAGTCTTCCAGTGTCCACAGAATTTTCTACCCGACATGTGATACGCCCTCTGGACTGAAAAATCAAATGATTGCTGACATACCCTTTGAAAGCTTTATCTGTGTTGCCCCCAATATAGTTCAGGTTGAAAATGATTTGACAGCAGTAGATGCAGGGACTGTGACGTTACACTGCAACACCACAGGTTTTCCTGCACCCGTTGTCACATGGACACTACCAGATGGAAGCATACAGAATGGTAACACCATACATGTCACAACCGCATCACACAGTGAAGGGACGTACACATGCCAAGCCAGCAATGTTGGTGGCAATGACACACTTTCAATAGTCCTTAGTAGTCTTTCACTTTCCCCACAAAATAAGGAGCTTCAGCTCACTACAGAAGTCACAAGAATTTCCACATTCACTGGCCATGGTTCATCTTTAGCcccagtagggaatgtgcaaaATGTTTCTAATGGTTCCAATCCTATCATTGGCATTGTTTTCGGCTCACTTGCATTTTTTATCATAGTTGTCATGGTTATTCTTGCCTTCACCTGCCACAAAGGTCACTGTTGGGGTCAAAAATCCTGCTTACACCAggagagaaaaaacaaaaaggcAGGACAAGATCAGGAGGTTGTTATCACTCTTGAGGATGTAGAAATTACACCAACAGGGGAGGAGAACATTTATTCCACCCCAGAGGAGCCGGCATGTCCTGTAGAACACTACTCTTCTTCGAGCAGAGGTCATCAAGGACAGTTAGGCATGAAACAGACTATGAGTATGACAACAGAAGATGAATGGGCATCTGACCATCACTATGAGGTACCCTCACATCTCAACCACAAGTATGGAAATATACATGGTAAAACCAATGGGACGACACAACCCTGTTACAACAGTCCTGGTGATCACAGTTCACCCTGTCACTCTGTAGGGTCGAAGGCAAACAAGTCTCAGAGTCCATTTCGTGCAGTTCTCACCTCCCCAATAAATCATGACAGTTGCAGTGAATCACGAGAAACCGATTATCCTGGGTCCCTGCCACGTGGCAAGATGGTGATCCCAAACCATGGCCAGGATAGGCCCGCTCTCCCTGCCAGGTTTCACAACATGTCCAGTGGAAATCATCAGTCAGGATTCATACATGCCCCAGTGTCAAGTTACCCTACCGAGCCCATCTATGAGAACATACAAGAGGACAACTTCAGTGACAATAGAACGAGCCACACGCCTCCGAGACACACCATATCATTTGGTTACCATTCAGTCACACCAGAAAGAGCCTCCTGGCCAAACCGACAAAATCGAAGGCGCAGGAAAGACCTTAGACAAAATACGCTGCCAGGCGCAGGTAGAGATAAACACAGCAACCAAGAGATCACAATTCACGGCTCCCGCCACTATAGTCCTTCCAGTCAGCAGATGATGCCAAACATGGCTAGTGGCTTGGTGTCCCGGGCAGGGCCAATACCCACAGGCAATGGTCCTCCGAAACCACTGCATTCAAGTGCGGCAAAATTCCATGCTATGGCCTATATGCTAACAAACACGGAAGGTGGGAGGAAAGTTCTGAGAAATCCTTCCAAACATCTACCCAACAAGCATCCCTCTGATGAAGCAAGAGATCCCACTGACTACATCATGGAAGAAAAGTCCAAACTCGACACAAAGGAAAAACTAAAGCATAAGGACAAATACAAATCTGAAAAAGCAAAAGCTGGACAACAGAATAAGCTGCAAAAGGAAAGAGAGCCTCTTCCTGCTGGTCTAGTGATGAGTATTGCTAAATCTGTAACATCTGGTGATAGGACTGAAACACAGACATCCGGTAGTGTAAAGGCAGAGAAAATAGGAAGGTCAAGAAACATGTCTAAGCCATGGTATTGA
- the LOC136436563 gene encoding kynurenine/alpha-aminoadipate aminotransferase, mitochondrial-like isoform X1 — protein MSVVVKMNYAKFLNAVAKTRAASPLRGLVEIQQRATPGSLIALSTGMPNTSCFPLSSAHLFTKKGKKLDLSPLWMNQGLQYTMSQGHPEMVEWGKQLQRRKHNPPTDYLHHEGKMDLCVTAGSQEAMCKTMEMLVTQGDNVLIETPTYPGILSIAKPMGCNILEVETDEQGPKISSLRKILSNWNPAESADVWSDIPRVFYTVSAGSNPTGVTTSFERKQQVYQIAREYDFLILEDDPYYFIQFSETPVPSYLSMDVDGRVIRFDSFSKILSAGMRIGFATGPQPLIEKLVFHMQVCTQHANTLSQMICLLILQEWGHEGFDAHTESVTEFYRKRRDIIVESCDTWLKDYAEWTVPDSGMFLWMKLLGIQDTADLVMQKALDAGVLFAPGKAFIANDAEPSPYIRASYSQAPEEDIDKGIQRLAALLKKELKLTASG, from the exons ATGAGTGTTGTTGTAAAGATGAACTACGCCAAGTTTCTGAACGCTGTGGCTAAGACCAGGGCAGCCTCGCCTCTGCGTGGATTGG TTGAGATCCAGCAGCGGGCGACTCCGGGATCGCTGATCGCCCTGTCGACAGGCATGCCCAACACCTCCTGCTTCCCACTGTCCTCTGCACACCTGTTCACCAA GAAGGGGAAGAAACTTGACCTGTCCCCACTCTGGATGAACCAGGGTCTGCAGTACACCATGTCACAAGG GCATCCAGAGATGGTAGAATGGGGGAAGCAGCTTCAAAGGAGAAAACACAACCCCCCCACCGACTACCTGCATCATGAGGGAAAGATGGACTTGTGTGTGACAGCAGGCAGCCAGGAGGCCATGTGCAAG aCTATGGAGATGCTGGTGACTCAAGGTGACAATGTCCTGATCGAGACCCCGACATATCCTGGAATACTGTCTATT GCAAAACCAATGGGATGTAATATCCTGGAGGTGGAGACAGATGAGCAGGGACCGAAGATAAGTTCCCTGCGCAAGATCCTGTCCAACTGGAACCCTGCGGAGAGTGCGGACGTGTGGTCAGACATTCCAAGGGTGTTCTACACGGTCTCCGCAGGATCCAACCCCACGGGGGTCACCACCTCCTTCGAACGGAAGCAGCAAGTGTATCAG ATAGCCCGGGAGTATGACTTCCTCATCCTGGAGGATGACCCGTACTACTTCATCCAGTTCTCAGAG ACTCCTGTGCCCAGCTACCTGTCTATGGACGTTGATGGACGAGTCATCAGATTTGACTCTTTCTCCAAGATTTTGTCTGCAGG GATGCGCATTGGCTTTGCAACAGGTCCACAGCCCCTGATCGAGAAACTGGTGTTCCACATGCAGGTGTGCACCCAGCATGCCAACACACTGTCACAG ATGATCTGCTTGCTGATTCTGCAGGAGTGGGGAcatgagggttttgatgctCACACGGAGAG TGTGACAGAATTCTACCGCAAGCGGAGAGACATCATTGTGGAGTCATGTGACACCTGGTTAAAAG ACTATGCAGAGTGGACCGTCCCAGACAGTGGTATGTTCCTGTGGATGAAGCTGCTGGGAATCCAAGATACTGCTGACCTGGTCATGCAGAAAGCTCTGGATGCAG GTGTGCTGTTTGCTCCAGGCAAAGCGTTTATTGCCAATGATGCAGAACCCAGCCCCTACATCAGGGCATCGTATTCACAGGCTCCTGAAGAGGACATTGATAAG GGTATCCAGAGACTGGCTGCACTGTTGAAGAAGGAGCTAAAACTGACTGCATCTGGGTGA
- the LOC136436564 gene encoding large ribosomal subunit protein mL63-like, translating to MRLSMVLSYLPKTVRGMRYKWYYNTEHVPGKQWTGKHRRWRPITLTMKRNTVKRLRWEAETEKYLSTCHLSQAEEAYIDDKSRATKEHEEMIDKRYRAKMPAHKYMQDQLDHLNIHKRWADPQEYQRDIPIRKKKSYLDFK from the exons ATGCGGTTGTCCATGGTTTTATCGTATCTGCCAAAGACAGTGAGAGGAATGAGATACAAGTGGTACTACAACACGGAGCACGTCCCCGGAAAACAGTGGACTGG AAAGCACCGTCGATGGCGGCCAATCACGTTGACGATGAAGAGGAACACGGTCAAAAGATTGCGGTGGGAAGCAGAGACAGAGAAGTATCTGTCCACCTGTCACTTATCCCAG GCGGAAGAGGCATATATTGATGATAAATCTCGTGCCACAAAGGAACATGAAGAGATGATTGATAAGAGGTACCGTGCAAAGATGCCTGCACACAAGTACATGCAGGATCAACTAGATCATCTGAATATCCACAAGAGATGGGCAGATCCCCAGGAATACCAGAGAGACATTCCTATTCGAAAGAAGAAGTCATACTTGGACTTCAAGTGA
- the LOC136436563 gene encoding kynurenine/alpha-aminoadipate aminotransferase, mitochondrial-like isoform X3, with translation MNYARFLTAVSRARNTEFLSNLVEIQQRATPGSLIALSTGMPNTSCFPLSSAHLFTKKGKKLDLSPLWMNQGLQYTMSQGHPEMVEWGKQLQRRKHNPPTDYLHHEGKMDLCVTAGSQEAMCKTMEMLVTQGDNVLIETPTYPGILSIAKPMGCNILEVETDEQGPKISSLRKILSNWNPAESADVWSDIPRVFYTVSAGSNPTGVTTSFERKQQVYQIAREYDFLILEDDPYYFIQFSETPVPSYLSMDVDGRVIRFDSFSKILSAGMRIGFATGPQPLIEKLVFHMQVCTQHANTLSQMICLLILQEWGHEGFDAHTESVTEFYRKRRDIIVESCDTWLKDYAEWTVPDSGMFLWMKLLGIQDTADLVMQKALDAGVLFAPGKAFIANDAEPSPYIRASYSQAPEEDIDKGIQRLAALLKKELKLTASG, from the exons ATGAACTACGCACGATTTCTGACGGCTGTCAGCAGAGCCAGGAACACTGAGTTTTTGAGCAACTTAG TTGAGATCCAGCAGCGGGCGACTCCGGGATCGCTGATCGCCCTGTCGACAGGCATGCCCAACACCTCCTGCTTCCCACTGTCCTCTGCACACCTGTTCACCAA GAAGGGGAAGAAACTTGACCTGTCCCCACTCTGGATGAACCAGGGTCTGCAGTACACCATGTCACAAGG GCATCCAGAGATGGTAGAATGGGGGAAGCAGCTTCAAAGGAGAAAACACAACCCCCCCACCGACTACCTGCATCATGAGGGAAAGATGGACTTGTGTGTGACAGCAGGCAGCCAGGAGGCCATGTGCAAG aCTATGGAGATGCTGGTGACTCAAGGTGACAATGTCCTGATCGAGACCCCGACATATCCTGGAATACTGTCTATT GCAAAACCAATGGGATGTAATATCCTGGAGGTGGAGACAGATGAGCAGGGACCGAAGATAAGTTCCCTGCGCAAGATCCTGTCCAACTGGAACCCTGCGGAGAGTGCGGACGTGTGGTCAGACATTCCAAGGGTGTTCTACACGGTCTCCGCAGGATCCAACCCCACGGGGGTCACCACCTCCTTCGAACGGAAGCAGCAAGTGTATCAG ATAGCCCGGGAGTATGACTTCCTCATCCTGGAGGATGACCCGTACTACTTCATCCAGTTCTCAGAG ACTCCTGTGCCCAGCTACCTGTCTATGGACGTTGATGGACGAGTCATCAGATTTGACTCTTTCTCCAAGATTTTGTCTGCAGG GATGCGCATTGGCTTTGCAACAGGTCCACAGCCCCTGATCGAGAAACTGGTGTTCCACATGCAGGTGTGCACCCAGCATGCCAACACACTGTCACAG ATGATCTGCTTGCTGATTCTGCAGGAGTGGGGAcatgagggttttgatgctCACACGGAGAG TGTGACAGAATTCTACCGCAAGCGGAGAGACATCATTGTGGAGTCATGTGACACCTGGTTAAAAG ACTATGCAGAGTGGACCGTCCCAGACAGTGGTATGTTCCTGTGGATGAAGCTGCTGGGAATCCAAGATACTGCTGACCTGGTCATGCAGAAAGCTCTGGATGCAG GTGTGCTGTTTGCTCCAGGCAAAGCGTTTATTGCCAATGATGCAGAACCCAGCCCCTACATCAGGGCATCGTATTCACAGGCTCCTGAAGAGGACATTGATAAG GGTATCCAGAGACTGGCTGCACTGTTGAAGAAGGAGCTAAAACTGACTGCATCTGGGTGA
- the LOC136436567 gene encoding guanine nucleotide-binding protein-like 3 homolog, with the protein MTNRPFKNKQSKRLTCHKKYKIKKKIKEHNRKVRKAAKKKGTATKVSRARKDPGVPSEAPFKEQILREAQKRKQKAEEEREQRKVKRQKMLEKKRKAEKAKRDVASLQKDALKRQKAFDQKQATMLQMETDASNKGVKSTESSRKAFYREFRKVVEAADVVLEVLDARDPLGCRCPQVEQSILAAGPNKRIVIILNKIDLVPREIVEKWLKYLRNEFPTIAFKASTQSQTHNLSQSKVPVNLANKDLLTSSRCLGADSLMQLLNNYCRNMNIKTTISVGIIGLPNVGKSSIINSLKRSRACAVGGTPGVTKTLQEVQIDKHIKLIDSPGIVMTSGLSDAALILRNCLKVENIADVVTPVDAILRRCNKQQIMLHYGVPDYANVHEFLALLAKRQGKLKKGGVPDVDKAAKLVLQDWTIGKITYFTHPPESHNMPVHLGAEIVSEMGKAFDISTIEKDIDKVLGNLTMETTSHMMAMESMGPMEGTMQEEEGDEEEEVEEDEEMSSEDGEEIDEMDEEEDESIKHVPESNLAELSTISVSVKSKEKKSEPDSVPKEKPGTGLEIPSVLEGNLQLGKAAKVAQKRRKKQQKRADKLSTQLSDTLSAAMDFGLGEDDSYNFDTDFK; encoded by the coding sequence ATGACAAACAGACCCTTCAAGAACAAGCAGAGCAAGCGTCTCACCTGCCACAAGAAATACAAGATCAAGAAAAAGATAAAGGAGCACAACAGGAAAGTTCGCAAAGCGGCAAAGAAGAAGGGCACTGCTACCAAGGTATCAAGAGCCAGGAAAGATCCAGGAGTGCCCTCAGAAGCTCCTTTCAAGGAACAGATATTGCGGGAAGCCCAGAAGAGAAAGCAGAAGGCTGAAGAGGAGAGAGAACAGCGCAAAGTCAAAAGACAGAAGATGTTGGAAAAGAAACGTAAGGCGGAGAAGGCTAAACGAGACGTGGCCAGCCTACAGAAGGATGCTCTCAAAAGGCAAAAGGCATTTGATCAGAAGCAGGCCACCATGCTACAAATGGAGACAGATGCTTCCAACAAAGGCGTGAAGAGTACGGAGAGTTCACGGAAAGCCTTTTACAGAGAGTTCAGGAAGGTGGTTGAGGCAGCTGATGTTGTGCTGGAGGTATTAGATGCCAGAGATCCTCTGGGTTGTCGCTGCCCTCAGGTGGAACAGTCCATCCTCGCCGCTGGTCCCAACAAGCGGATTGTGATCATCCTGAACAAGATAGACTTGGTACCCCGCGAGATCGTGGAAAAGTGGCTCAAGTATCTTCGGAATGAGTTTCCAACCATAGCCTTCAAAGCATCTACCCAGAGCCAGACCCATAATCTTTCTCAGAGCAAAGTCCCAGTCAACCTGGCCAACAAGGACCTGCTGACGTCCAGCCGCTGCCTGGGAGCAGACAGTCTCATGCAACTCCTCAACAACTACTGCCGCAACATGAACATCAAGACCACCATTTCTGTCGGGATCATCGGGCTCCCCAACGTTGGAAAGAGCTCCATCATCAACAGTCTGAAGCGTTCCCGTGCCTGTGCCGTCGGTGGGACTCCTGGGGTCACCAAGACTCTGCAAGAGGTTCAGATCGACAAGCACATCAAGTTGATTGACAGTCCCGGTATCGTCATGACGTCGGGGCTGTCAGATGCTGCTCTCATCCTCCGTAACTGTCTGAAGGTGGAAAACATTGCCGACGTGGTCACTCCGGTTGACGCCATCCTGCGCAGGTGCAACAAGCAGCAGATCATGCTCCACTACGGTGTTCCAGACTACGCCAACGTCCACGAGTTTCTGGCACTCCTTGCCAAACGACAGGGGAAGTTGAAGAAAGGGGGAGTGCCAGATGTCGACAAAGCAGCCAAGCTCGTGCTACAGGACTGGACAATTGGGAAAATCACCTACTTCACCCATCCTCCAGAGTCCCACAACATGCCTGTCCATCTTGGAGCCGAGATTGTATCCGAGATGGGAAAGGCTTTTGACATCAGCACAATAGAGAAGGACATTGACAAAGTTCTCGGAAACCTCACCATGGAAACCACCAGTCACATGATGGCCATGGAGTCCATGGGTCCGATGGAAGGAACCAtgcaggaggaggagggagatgaagaggaggaagtagaagaagatgaagaaatgaGTTCAGAAGATGGCGAGGAAATAGATGAAATGGATGAAGAGGAAGATGAGTCCATCAAGCATGTCCCAGAAAGTAACCTTGCTGAACTGAGCACCATTTCGGTCAGTGTTAAGTCTAAGGAAAAGAAGTCTGAGCCTGACTCTGTCCCAAAAGAGAAGCCTGGTACAGGCCTCGAGATCCCCTCAGTGCTTGAGGGAAATCTCCAGCTGGGAAAGGCTGCCAAAGTGGCACAGAAAAGAAGGAAGAAGCAGCAGAAAAGGGCCGACAAGCTGTCCACCCAGCTGTCTGACACATTGTCTGCAGCCATGGACTTTGGTCTGGGAGAGGACGACAGTTACAACTTTGACACAGATTTCAAGTAG
- the LOC136436563 gene encoding kynurenine/alpha-aminoadipate aminotransferase, mitochondrial-like isoform X2 codes for MNYGRFLTAVSRARNTEFLSNLVEIQQRATPGSLIALSTGMPNTSCFPLSSAHLFTKKGKKLDLSPLWMNQGLQYTMSQGHPEMVEWGKQLQRRKHNPPTDYLHHEGKMDLCVTAGSQEAMCKTMEMLVTQGDNVLIETPTYPGILSIAKPMGCNILEVETDEQGPKISSLRKILSNWNPAESADVWSDIPRVFYTVSAGSNPTGVTTSFERKQQVYQIAREYDFLILEDDPYYFIQFSETPVPSYLSMDVDGRVIRFDSFSKILSAGMRIGFATGPQPLIEKLVFHMQVCTQHANTLSQMICLLILQEWGHEGFDAHTESVTEFYRKRRDIIVESCDTWLKDYAEWTVPDSGMFLWMKLLGIQDTADLVMQKALDAGVLFAPGKAFIANDAEPSPYIRASYSQAPEEDIDKGIQRLAALLKKELKLTASG; via the exons ATGAACTACGGACGGTTTCTGACTGCTGTCAGCAGAGCCAGGAACACTGAGTTTTTGAGCAACTTAG TTGAGATCCAGCAGCGGGCGACTCCGGGATCGCTGATCGCCCTGTCGACAGGCATGCCCAACACCTCCTGCTTCCCACTGTCCTCTGCACACCTGTTCACCAA GAAGGGGAAGAAACTTGACCTGTCCCCACTCTGGATGAACCAGGGTCTGCAGTACACCATGTCACAAGG GCATCCAGAGATGGTAGAATGGGGGAAGCAGCTTCAAAGGAGAAAACACAACCCCCCCACCGACTACCTGCATCATGAGGGAAAGATGGACTTGTGTGTGACAGCAGGCAGCCAGGAGGCCATGTGCAAG aCTATGGAGATGCTGGTGACTCAAGGTGACAATGTCCTGATCGAGACCCCGACATATCCTGGAATACTGTCTATT GCAAAACCAATGGGATGTAATATCCTGGAGGTGGAGACAGATGAGCAGGGACCGAAGATAAGTTCCCTGCGCAAGATCCTGTCCAACTGGAACCCTGCGGAGAGTGCGGACGTGTGGTCAGACATTCCAAGGGTGTTCTACACGGTCTCCGCAGGATCCAACCCCACGGGGGTCACCACCTCCTTCGAACGGAAGCAGCAAGTGTATCAG ATAGCCCGGGAGTATGACTTCCTCATCCTGGAGGATGACCCGTACTACTTCATCCAGTTCTCAGAG ACTCCTGTGCCCAGCTACCTGTCTATGGACGTTGATGGACGAGTCATCAGATTTGACTCTTTCTCCAAGATTTTGTCTGCAGG GATGCGCATTGGCTTTGCAACAGGTCCACAGCCCCTGATCGAGAAACTGGTGTTCCACATGCAGGTGTGCACCCAGCATGCCAACACACTGTCACAG ATGATCTGCTTGCTGATTCTGCAGGAGTGGGGAcatgagggttttgatgctCACACGGAGAG TGTGACAGAATTCTACCGCAAGCGGAGAGACATCATTGTGGAGTCATGTGACACCTGGTTAAAAG ACTATGCAGAGTGGACCGTCCCAGACAGTGGTATGTTCCTGTGGATGAAGCTGCTGGGAATCCAAGATACTGCTGACCTGGTCATGCAGAAAGCTCTGGATGCAG GTGTGCTGTTTGCTCCAGGCAAAGCGTTTATTGCCAATGATGCAGAACCCAGCCCCTACATCAGGGCATCGTATTCACAGGCTCCTGAAGAGGACATTGATAAG GGTATCCAGAGACTGGCTGCACTGTTGAAGAAGGAGCTAAAACTGACTGCATCTGGGTGA
- the LOC136436570 gene encoding thioredoxin domain-containing protein 9-like → MDVNKIVEQQVLQAAQAVEEQIDAEMSRLDNMDEDDLDRIHQKRLAALKKQASKKQELLQMGHGQYTEIPEEKEFFPICQKSPRVVCHFYRESTFRCKIVDKHLAILAPKHVGTKFCKIDAEKCKWLCERLKVRVLPTICLLIDGKTKDFVVGFDDLGGVDDFPTEMMEWRLGLSGVIDCDADPTNPPTLGQKPKGARGKKAIRGGGDDSDDDSDDD, encoded by the exons ATGGATGTTAATAAGATAGTGGAGCAGCAGGTCCTGCAGGCGGCGCAGGCGGTGGAGGAGCAGATTGATGCTGAGATGAGCCGTCTGGACAACATGGACGAGGATGACTTGGACAGGATCCACCAGAAACGCCTGGCAGCCCTGAAAAAACAGGCCTCTAAAAAACAG GAACTCCTTCAGATGGGACATGGCCAGTACACAGAGATCCCAGAAGAGAAAGAGTTTTTTCCCATCTGCCAGAAGAGCCCCCGTGTGGTGTGCCACTTCTACCGTGAGAGCACATTCCGCTGCAAGATCGTGGACAAGCACCTGGCCATTCTGGCACCCAAGCACGTGGGCACCAAGTTCTGCAAGATCGATGCCGAGAAGTGCAAGTGGCTGTGTGAGAGGCTGAAGGTGCGTGTCCTGCCCACCATCTGCTTGCTGATCGACGGGAAGACAAAGGACTTTGTCGTAGGGTTCGATGACCTCGGAGGGGTGGACGACTTCCCCACAGAAATGATGGAGTGGCGGTTAGGGTTATCTGGGGTCATTGACTGTGACGCCGACCCCACCAACCCCCCCACCCTGGGGCAGAAACCCAAGGGAGCGAGAGGGAAGAAGGCCATCAGGGGTGGGGGTGACGATTCTGATGACGATTCTGATGATGATTAA